The DNA region TGAATATTGGACGAATTGCGCAGAGATCTGCCCTTTAGCATGCAGATGGGTTGAAACGTCATTGCCACCCAACTGACGCCCTAGCACCCCTTTACTGACAGTGATATCACCATCCGCTTCAAGATAAGCTGATTCCACAAAGCCCATGACGGTGATGTCACCAGAACTGCGTACTCGCATGCCTTCACAAACATCGCCACTGATCAGTACGCTGCCTTTGAAATCCACGTTGCCATAGCCAACATCGACATCTTTGATTTGTAGAACATCATCAACTTGCATACCGCCACGGAATTCCACCGGTTGCCCGGCTGTTGCTGCCAGTAGCATATTGGGGTTGGTGGGCGAGATTTCGGTGCCGGCACCGGCTTTGAGTTCAATATCTTTACCGGCTTTGGCCGGAATGACTTCACCGTTGACGTTATAACCGTTAGTGCCATCGGTGGCCGGTGTTTTCACCATCAACAGATCTTTGGGACGAACCATGACGACAGACCCTAGATTGCGCATGTCTACGGTGCCATCTTCCCGCTCTTGCGGCTGTAGTAGGCGTTCCCTCGCAAGGGGAACTTTGCGTTCAAGTTTGGCGTGGGTGCCATTCATGGCCGATTTGCCAACGGCGATGATGCCCTCGACTCTCTCGCCCGGTTGCAACTTGTCAGCAGCATGTAACAGCGCTTCAATTTTCTGTTTCGACAGCCCCATACAGATGTTCTGCTGCTTCAGTTGCTGCAAAACCTCTGGCAAGGTAACGGCCTTGCCACCCCAAGGTGCCACGAGCGTCATGCTGGCGTGCATTTTATCTTTGGTGGTTTCTAGGGTGACTTGACCATCGCGGCGTTCGGCAATGCGAAAGAAAAGTTCATGACTCCCTTCGTCCTTGCCCGAGAGGTTATTGACATCTTTAACTGCCGTTTTGAGTGCTTGTTCAAGCGGCAATAATGCAGCAAATTCCGGCAACTTCAGTAGTTGCCGCACGGCTTCCTCGGTGATAGGTCCGTGACTTTGGGGGACAATCCTTAACTCAGCGAACTGACTGTCGCTGCTTAAGTGGAGCAGTTCTGGCGTCAGCATGATGTTATCCAGGGTAAATTCATTATAGTTTTACGTGATCCTGACCGAGTATATCAACACTTTACTGGACGACGAACCCTTTTACTTACAAACAGCTAACCCTCTATTAATTCTGCTGTCAATGTCGCAAACTGCGGTATTTTTGCTCAGTTGTGGTTGCTGTACACCTTGTATTTATTGGTCTCGGCAATGATATTGACCTCCCCAAAATAGCGGGCGATGGCGTCAGCATAAGGCAAATGACGGTTTGCGACTATTTGCCATAGCCCACCGGATTTGAGTCGCTGCTGGCTGTCTGCCACAAAGCGGGTGGCAATATCCGTGGTGCTGTTGAGTCCGTCATGGAACGGTGGATTGGAGATAATTGCAGTAAACTCTCCTCAACCTGGGCTAATCCATCAGATGGATATACGCGGGCGGTGAGGCCATTGGCGGCAAGGGTGCGTTCACAAGCCAGCAATGCTAGGGCATTGATATCGACACATTCCAGCTGCAATTGTGGGTTTTGCTGCAATAATGCCGCGCTGATCACCCCGGCACCACAGCCAAAATCCAACACGCGGCCATTGAGCGGCGGCAGATGTTGTAATAGCAATTCAGTGCCTTGATCCAGTTGTTTTTCACTGAACACGCCGACCATATTACAGATGGTCAAATTGCCGTTGGCGGTAGTGAGTTGATAGTGGCTGAAGAAAGGTTCAAGGTCTATTTGTGCGGGGATGGCGTTACGTTCGGCAGTATATAGTAAGCAATGGCGTGCGTTATCACGTTTGCGCGCAAGCTCAAACCAAGCACTATGTTGCTTATCGAAAGAACGGATCCCGCCCTTGTTTTCGCCGATGACTAATACCTGCCCACCTTCTCTGAGATAAACCGCGGCCAGTTGCAGCAAATATCCCATCAATGCTTTAGCTTTGGGATAGTAGATCACCACAGTATCAAAGAGGTCTGGCTGTGGCAGTTGATGACCAAAATAGCTAGTCACTTTGGGGTGGCTGGCTGCCTTGAGTGCTAGGTAATGATTAAAATCCAGCGCCAGTGTGGTCACTGAATCGCCATGTGCTTGCAACTCGACAGCGCCCAGGTCATTTTCATGGTTGAGCAAGAGTAGCTTACCGTGGATATATTCACTGTTACGTAATAGTAGTTGCGATGGGGCGGTCAGCACTGACAGAGTCCTGTTTTGATTGCAAGGCGGCTATTATGCCAAAGCGCTATCTCGATGGGAATGTGATAGCAACAGAGCCGCCAATGGCAGCTCTGTTAACAACACTTGATGACTAATGGCCGTTGATGGCCGTGTCGGCTTGCGCGGGAATGGTAGGCGCTGGGGCGGCTTGCGCGGGAACGGTGGTAGGTGCTGGGGCGGCTTGCGGCACCGGAACAGTGGTCGCCGTAGCCTTTTTGGGTTTCGGCAGTAAGCTAATCAGCTTATTGGCGATGTCAGTATTATCCTGATTTCCAATGAATAGCTCGGCACCGGGGCCAGTGGCAAATACCTGTACGTCAACGCCGGTATGACCGCCAGTGGTCCAGCCGGTGTTCGAGCGCAGGTCTATCTCATGTTTTATGGCGTGTGCCAGCACTTCTTTCCCTTGCATCCTGGCATGCTCAAAACGCGTTTTGAGATCATCATCCAGGGTAAATCCTAAGCCATCGGCCAGCAGTTGTGGCCAGTTGTCATCAGCCAAGGCTTTGGCTGCCAGCGTCTCGGGACTGGCCTTCACCGCTCTAATGACTTCTGGATACCAAGCGTATTTGCCATCACGCCCAATCGACATGCCACCGGTATTGTGATCTGCGGTGACAACCATCAGCGTGTCAGGATGACTGCGAACGTATTGCTCAACCGCTTCAACCGCATGGGCAAATTCGTCCATTTCTCCCATGGCATCCACAATATCATTGGCATGGCCGGCCCAATCAATCTGGCTACCTTCCACCATCAATACAAACCCTTGGGGGTTTTGTGATAACAATGTCAGGGCTTTATTGGTCATGGTACTCAGCCGATGTGCATCGGGT from Shewanella dokdonensis includes:
- a CDS encoding DUF342 domain-containing protein, yielding MLTPELLHLSSDSQFAELRIVPQSHGPITEEAVRQLLKLPEFAALLPLEQALKTAVKDVNNLSGKDEGSHELFFRIAERRDGQVTLETTKDKMHASMTLVAPWGGKAVTLPEVLQQLKQQNICMGLSKQKIEALLHAADKLQPGERVEGIIAVGKSAMNGTHAKLERKVPLARERLLQPQEREDGTVDMRNLGSVVMVRPKDLLMVKTPATDGTNGYNVNGEVIPAKAGKDIELKAGAGTEISPTNPNMLLAATAGQPVEFRGGMQVDDVLQIKDVDVGYGNVDFKGSVLISGDVCEGMRVRSSGDITVMGFVESAYLEADGDITVSKGVLGRQLGGNDVSTHLHAKGQISAQFVQYSHLECTGDVLITKQLLHSHTMTDTKLMVSDSSGRRGDLVGGWVKAEQGIQAVTIGATADTKTELYCAMRLDELKLKLKELDESIRQLVVAKLDMESRLRKLPPKAEWQQDAVMVEQVKMMLEQKHTIETELKREETEAELMRADSDSYYHRNHIEVKRHMYANVEIHIGGTQHKTQREHGPCIVENQGAEITFDYSNRN
- a CDS encoding alkaline phosphatase; translation: MKFKQLSVLALALLLPFAALAEDMLAPSLVPSRPKNLIIMIGDGMGPAYTSAYRYFKDNPDTEEVEQTVFDRLLVGMASTYPARVSGYVTDSAAAATALATGSKSYNGAISVDTQKQPLETIMEKAKKRGLSTGVAVTCQVNHATPAAFLSHDESRKNYDQIAASYINSNADVILGGGQKYFTPAMLDAFTTKGYQVLNDFSQLAAVNQTKVLGLFGEVQLPWAVDEPDAHRLSTMTNKALTLLSQNPQGFVLMVEGSQIDWAGHANDIVDAMGEMDEFAHAVEAVEQYVRSHPDTLMVVTADHNTGGMSIGRDGKYAWYPEVIRAVKASPETLAAKALADDNWPQLLADGLGFTLDDDLKTRFEHARMQGKEVLAHAIKHEIDLRSNTGWTTGGHTGVDVQVFATGPGAELFIGNQDNTDIANKLISLLPKPKKATATTVPVPQAAPAPTTVPAQAAPAPTIPAQADTAINGH